A genomic window from Actinomycetota bacterium includes:
- a CDS encoding VWA domain-containing protein translates to MSFTASTYQNPYLHAGATEVHAVVTVTGTGEVVVGAPPERAVALIIDTSGSMAHPEAKIRAARQAAAAAVENVPDGTWFGVVSGSHVAHWVYPGGSDLARADERTRSEAVSAVRALAAEGGTAISTWLDLARTAFDLHPGAIRLAYLLTDGRNESEKRSQLEAALARCAGVFQCDARGIGTDWDVSELRLITSSLLGEVDLIAAPDDMDDDFRAFLDRAIGKDVADVRLRLWAPQGSSVRFVRQVAPSIEDLTAKAAPVNPLTNDFPTGAWGGGESRDYHVCVDVPPGEVGDEKLAARVSLVIDGQPVSQALVKAIWTEDEALSARISPEVAHYTGQAELAEAIHDGLEARKQGDIEGATVKLGRAVQLAHQSGNEGTVRLLKKVVDVEDPATGTVRVKRNVDTVDEMALDTRSTRTVRVAAKPAGS, encoded by the coding sequence ATGAGCTTCACGGCCAGTACGTACCAGAACCCCTACCTCCACGCCGGGGCCACCGAGGTACACGCCGTGGTCACGGTGACGGGCACCGGCGAGGTGGTGGTCGGTGCCCCGCCCGAGAGGGCGGTAGCGCTGATCATCGACACCAGCGGCTCCATGGCCCATCCCGAGGCCAAGATCCGGGCCGCCCGCCAGGCCGCGGCCGCGGCCGTCGAGAACGTGCCCGACGGCACGTGGTTCGGCGTGGTCTCGGGCAGCCACGTTGCCCACTGGGTCTACCCCGGCGGCTCCGATCTGGCCCGGGCCGACGAGCGCACCCGGTCGGAGGCGGTCAGCGCCGTTCGGGCCTTGGCGGCCGAGGGCGGGACGGCCATCTCCACATGGCTCGACCTGGCCCGGACGGCCTTCGATCTCCACCCCGGGGCCATCCGGCTGGCCTACCTGCTCACCGACGGCCGCAACGAGAGCGAGAAGCGTTCGCAACTGGAGGCCGCGCTGGCCCGCTGTGCCGGTGTCTTCCAGTGCGACGCCCGGGGCATCGGCACCGACTGGGACGTGTCCGAGCTGCGCCTGATCACCTCGTCGCTGCTGGGCGAGGTCGACCTCATCGCCGCTCCCGACGACATGGACGACGACTTCCGGGCCTTCCTCGACCGGGCCATCGGCAAGGACGTGGCCGACGTGCGCCTGCGGCTCTGGGCCCCCCAGGGGTCCTCGGTACGGTTCGTGCGCCAGGTCGCCCCCTCCATCGAGGACCTCACGGCCAAGGCCGCGCCCGTCAACCCGCTGACCAACGACTTCCCGACGGGTGCCTGGGGCGGGGGCGAGAGCCGCGACTACCACGTGTGCGTCGACGTCCCGCCCGGTGAGGTGGGTGACGAGAAGCTGGCCGCTCGGGTCAGCCTGGTCATCGACGGCCAACCGGTGTCCCAGGCCCTGGTCAAGGCCATCTGGACCGAGGACGAGGCCCTCAGCGCCCGCATCAGCCCCGAGGTGGCCCACTACACGGGCCAGGCCGAGCTGGCCGAGGCCATCCACGACGGGCTGGAGGCCCGCAAGCAGGGCGACATCGAGGGGGCGACGGTCAAGCTGGGCCGGGCCGTCCAGCTCGCCCACCAGTCGGGCAACGAGGGGACGGTCCGCCTTCTCAAGAAGGTGGTCGACGTGGAGGACCCGGCCACCGGCACGGTCAGGGTCAAACGCAACGTCGACACCGTCGACGAGATGGCCCTCGACACCCGCTCCACCCGCACGGTGCGGGTGGCGGCCAAGCCTGCGGGTTCGTGA
- a CDS encoding tetratricopeptide repeat protein: protein MSDPRAGTACGEPGCGGTVLDDGYCDTCGAKAKPPGPSRSSAPGGAGGPAPSASRSFATGSRRAGGSRRLASARTASARSRSSLGSGLVDVPPAPLIDPTGLIMADPQVKEDKRFCSRCGSAVGRSQGGKAGRSRGFCPSCRNPYDFLPKLQPGELLAGQYEVAGCLAHGGLGWIYLVRDRAVHGRWSVLKGLLDSGDEAAMAVAVSERRFLAQIDHPSIVQIYNFVTHKGAGYIVMEYVGGPSLKQLLKRRQEANGGQPDPLPPEQAIAFVLAILPAFAYLHGRGMVYCDFKPDNLIQVEDQVKLIDLGGVRHIDDPVGDIYGTVGFQAPEIAEMGPSVASDIYTMGRTLAVLTMDFRGYQGTFAHSLPDPADHPVLARFPSFHRFLLKSTAEHPDDRFQSVTEAGDQLMGVLREVMALTTGLPHPGPSANFGAPRGDEGLPPLTVAPGDQSAGFLTSLPADPAEVVRAIAEGVTAGQLEETGEVRLRRARALLELGERDAALAEVAAVEAADPWEWRAVWLRGVAALSAGDVAGAAAAFERCMFEVPGELAPKLAAGVCAERAGDLSTAAALYGAVSAVDPAYVAATTGLARCRLAQDDLDGALKAWSRVPPTHRAYGDARVSAVRALVANGRFAEAADTLEGLRLEPRPRAELDVLVFETALSGPATGRARPDPRVRVRGHALDEDGARRGLEEACRALARLTSDPAERVRLVDRANEVRPFSVV from the coding sequence GTGAGCGACCCGCGGGCGGGTACGGCCTGCGGTGAACCGGGCTGTGGGGGGACGGTCCTCGACGACGGCTACTGCGACACCTGCGGGGCCAAGGCCAAGCCCCCCGGGCCGAGCCGTTCCTCGGCCCCGGGAGGGGCCGGCGGACCGGCGCCATCGGCCAGCCGGTCGTTCGCCACCGGGTCGCGCCGGGCCGGGGGTTCTCGGCGGTTGGCCTCGGCCCGCACGGCTAGCGCCCGCTCCCGCAGTTCGCTGGGCTCGGGCCTGGTCGACGTGCCGCCCGCTCCCCTCATCGACCCCACCGGGCTGATCATGGCCGACCCCCAGGTCAAGGAGGACAAGCGGTTCTGCTCCCGGTGCGGTTCGGCGGTGGGACGCAGCCAGGGGGGCAAGGCCGGTCGTTCACGTGGCTTCTGCCCGTCGTGCCGCAACCCCTACGACTTCCTGCCGAAGCTCCAGCCCGGCGAGCTGCTGGCCGGCCAGTACGAGGTGGCCGGCTGCCTGGCCCACGGTGGTCTGGGGTGGATCTACCTGGTGCGCGACCGGGCCGTGCACGGCCGCTGGTCGGTGCTCAAGGGGTTGCTCGATTCCGGGGACGAGGCGGCCATGGCGGTGGCCGTGAGCGAGCGCCGCTTCCTGGCCCAGATCGACCACCCCAGCATCGTGCAGATCTACAACTTCGTGACCCACAAGGGCGCCGGCTACATCGTCATGGAGTACGTGGGCGGCCCCTCGCTGAAGCAGCTCCTGAAGCGGCGCCAGGAGGCCAACGGCGGCCAGCCCGACCCCCTGCCCCCCGAGCAGGCCATCGCCTTCGTGCTCGCCATCCTGCCCGCCTTCGCCTACCTCCACGGGCGGGGCATGGTCTACTGCGACTTCAAGCCTGACAACCTCATCCAGGTCGAGGACCAGGTGAAGCTCATCGACCTGGGGGGAGTACGCCACATCGACGACCCCGTGGGCGACATCTACGGGACGGTGGGCTTCCAGGCCCCCGAGATCGCCGAGATGGGCCCGTCGGTGGCGTCGGACATCTACACCATGGGGCGCACCCTGGCCGTTCTCACCATGGACTTCCGGGGCTACCAGGGCACCTTCGCCCACTCCCTGCCCGACCCCGCCGACCACCCCGTGCTGGCCCGGTTCCCCTCCTTCCACCGGTTCCTGCTCAAGTCGACCGCCGAACACCCCGACGACCGCTTCCAGTCGGTGACCGAGGCCGGCGACCAGCTCATGGGTGTGCTGCGCGAGGTGATGGCCCTGACGACGGGCCTGCCCCACCCCGGCCCCAGCGCCAACTTCGGGGCGCCCCGGGGCGACGAGGGCCTGCCCCCGCTCACGGTCGCCCCCGGAGACCAGTCGGCCGGCTTCCTCACCAGCCTGCCCGCCGACCCCGCCGAGGTCGTGCGGGCCATCGCCGAGGGGGTGACGGCCGGCCAGCTGGAGGAGACGGGCGAGGTCAGGCTGCGGCGGGCGCGCGCCCTGCTCGAGCTGGGTGAGCGTGATGCCGCCCTGGCCGAGGTTGCGGCCGTGGAGGCGGCCGATCCTTGGGAGTGGCGGGCCGTGTGGCTGCGGGGGGTGGCCGCCCTGAGCGCCGGGGACGTGGCCGGGGCGGCGGCCGCCTTCGAGCGCTGCATGTTCGAGGTGCCGGGGGAACTGGCGCCCAAGCTGGCCGCCGGCGTGTGTGCCGAGCGGGCCGGTGACCTGTCGACGGCGGCCGCCTTGTACGGCGCGGTGTCGGCCGTGGACCCCGCGTATGTGGCCGCCACCACCGGCCTGGCCCGTTGCCGCCTCGCCCAGGACGACCTCGACGGCGCCCTGAAGGCTTGGAGCCGGGTCCCGCCCACCCACCGGGCCTACGGCGATGCCCGGGTCTCGGCGGTGAGGGCGCTGGTGGCCAACGGACGGTTCGCCGAGGCGGCCGACACCCTCGAAGGCCTGCGGCTGGAGCCCCGCCCCCGGGCCGAGCTAGACGTGCTCGTCTTCGAGACCGCCCTCTCCGGGCCGGCTACTGGCCGGGCCCGCCCCGATCCCCGGGTACGGGTCCGGGGCCATGCCCTCGACGAAGACGGCGCCCGCCGGGGGCTGGAGGAGGCGTGCCGTGCCCTGGCCCGGCTGACCTCCGACCCGGCCGAGCGGGTACGGCTGGTGGACCGGGCCAACGAGGTCCGGCCCTTCTCGGTAGTGTGA
- a CDS encoding FHA domain-containing protein has translation MSTTTCPNGHASTSADYCDTCGTPIEAAPAAPPATPPATPPAAPAPPAPPCPNCGAARSPDDAFCEVCGLDFATGQLPAPPAAPPGSAPSTPAAPAGPGDWVAVVEADRAFYEGNDSPDLAIAFPAQPVAVEVPLHGDEVLIGRLSESRGIFPDVDLGPPHDDPGVSRRHAVARRRGDGWVVADQGSTNGTWIGGKMLDEGEEVAVGDGDHVLVGAWTRVTFRRLPEAPGGGAIP, from the coding sequence ATGAGCACGACGACCTGCCCCAACGGCCACGCCTCCACGTCCGCCGACTACTGCGACACATGCGGTACCCCCATCGAGGCCGCCCCGGCTGCGCCCCCCGCCACGCCGCCCGCCACGCCGCCCGCGGCCCCGGCCCCGCCCGCGCCGCCCTGTCCCAACTGCGGGGCCGCCCGTTCTCCCGACGACGCCTTCTGCGAGGTGTGCGGCCTCGACTTCGCCACCGGCCAGCTCCCGGCCCCGCCCGCCGCCCCGCCGGGCTCGGCCCCGTCCACCCCGGCTGCCCCCGCCGGTCCGGGGGACTGGGTGGCCGTGGTGGAGGCCGACCGGGCGTTCTACGAGGGCAACGACAGCCCCGATCTGGCCATAGCCTTCCCGGCCCAGCCGGTGGCCGTCGAGGTGCCGCTGCACGGCGACGAGGTGCTGATAGGCCGGCTCAGCGAGAGCCGGGGGATCTTCCCCGATGTCGACCTGGGCCCGCCCCACGACGACCCCGGGGTGTCCCGCCGTCACGCCGTGGCCCGCCGCCGAGGCGACGGCTGGGTGGTGGCTGACCAGGGCTCGACCAACGGCACGTGGATCGGGGGGAAGATGCTCGATGAGGGTGAGGAGGTGGCCGTGGGCGACGGCGACCACGTGCTGGTGGGGGCGTGGACCCGGGTCACCTTCCGCCGGCTCCCGGAGGCGCCCGGAGGGGGCGCCATCCCGTGA
- a CDS encoding spermidine/putrescine ABC transporter substrate-binding protein yields the protein MSPIIVPTPSGRSHLTRRRFLGLSAAAVAALAAGCTSGGGPPAVTGGTGRLRVLNWADYIDADDAGSPGTVARFEAATGTSVDYVEDYDGNEDAFADLFEPTLGRGQATGFDIVVPTYWAVARMLDRGWLQPVPIERVPNHVNVDPAFLGMPWDRGARYHMPWQVGITGIAYNPALTRRDVRAVEDLFDPALRGRVGMVSEMRETVGLVMLTQGADPSRATVATAEAALERIDQAVGSGQIARFTSAEFVDALTSGEFAACLAWSGDIIQLQAERPDIRFVIPAEGAIRWFDSMVIPVRADDAAAAADWMNFVYDPANAARITQAVQYISPVLGVREELLAAGGEAAALAANPILFPDDETRRRLFFWAGLDAAAEDAVAARFSEIIA from the coding sequence GTGAGCCCGATCATCGTCCCAACGCCGTCCGGGCGGTCACACCTGACCCGCCGCCGCTTCCTGGGTCTGAGCGCGGCGGCCGTGGCCGCGCTGGCCGCCGGGTGCACGTCGGGCGGCGGCCCTCCGGCGGTGACCGGGGGAACGGGCCGCCTGCGGGTCCTCAACTGGGCGGATTACATCGACGCCGACGATGCCGGTTCACCCGGCACGGTGGCTCGCTTCGAGGCGGCCACCGGGACGTCCGTCGACTACGTCGAGGACTACGACGGCAACGAGGACGCCTTCGCCGACCTGTTCGAGCCGACGCTGGGCCGGGGCCAGGCCACGGGCTTCGACATCGTCGTCCCCACCTACTGGGCCGTGGCCCGCATGCTCGACCGGGGCTGGCTCCAGCCTGTTCCCATCGAGCGGGTGCCCAACCACGTCAACGTCGACCCCGCCTTCTTGGGCATGCCCTGGGACCGCGGGGCCCGCTACCACATGCCCTGGCAGGTGGGCATCACCGGGATCGCCTACAACCCGGCCCTCACCCGCCGCGATGTACGGGCTGTGGAGGACCTGTTCGACCCCGCCCTGCGGGGCCGGGTGGGCATGGTGTCGGAGATGCGCGAGACCGTCGGGCTGGTGATGCTCACCCAGGGGGCCGACCCGTCCCGGGCCACGGTGGCCACCGCCGAGGCCGCCCTCGAACGTATCGACCAGGCCGTCGGCAGCGGCCAGATCGCCCGGTTCACGTCCGCCGAGTTCGTCGACGCCTTGACCTCGGGGGAGTTCGCGGCGTGCCTGGCCTGGTCGGGCGACATCATCCAGCTCCAGGCCGAGCGGCCCGACATCCGTTTCGTGATCCCGGCCGAGGGGGCCATCCGCTGGTTCGACAGCATGGTCATCCCCGTGCGGGCCGACGACGCGGCGGCGGCCGCCGACTGGATGAACTTCGTGTACGACCCGGCCAACGCGGCTCGCATCACCCAGGCCGTTCAGTACATCAGCCCTGTTCTGGGGGTACGCGAGGAGCTGCTGGCGGCCGGGGGCGAGGCCGCCGCGCTGGCCGCCAACCCCATCCTGTTCCCCGACGACGAGACCCGGCGCCGCCTGTTCTTCTGGGCCGGGCTCGACGCCGCTGCCGAGGACGCCGTCGCCGCCCGCTTTTCGGAGATCATCGCCTGA
- a CDS encoding protein phosphatase 2C domain-containing protein produces the protein MRAVAVVLCPACGEQASASDRFCEACGEELGGGPGGPGTGLDGASGGPGPAASQPSCGSCGTEDPWLDGYCSVCGAKEPDLRDHLEAALGGLGAVTDRGRRHSRNEDAMAVGLGAGWLAAVVCDGVSQSQRPQDASQAAADAALAELLASPPGPAQMLAAYSAAREAVLSLPYDEGADLGPPSCTYLAATVAGSHVVLAALGDCRAYWVGDGGPLQLTADHGWAAEAVAAGMPVDEARSDPRAHAVTRWLAADADPTWQPDVAAFDAPGPGLLLLASDGLWNYAPEPAELAAVIAGAGDPGAADYPAGDPGAGGPKAGDPRAADYPAAGPGAADYPAGDPGAGGPKAGAGSLAAEPVAAEPVAAEPVANGAAANVPGASVTDAGPHALGGPDAGPVAPGESPLDLARRLVAFALSSGGSDNITVAVVSVPAAAPAPTATAPAPAPTDSEGPVPT, from the coding sequence ATGCGGGCGGTCGCAGTCGTCCTCTGCCCCGCCTGCGGCGAGCAGGCATCCGCGTCCGACCGCTTCTGCGAGGCCTGTGGCGAGGAACTGGGCGGCGGGCCAGGTGGGCCGGGCACCGGCCTCGACGGCGCCTCTGGAGGGCCGGGGCCGGCGGCCAGCCAGCCATCTTGTGGTTCGTGCGGCACCGAGGACCCGTGGCTCGACGGTTACTGCTCGGTGTGCGGGGCCAAGGAGCCTGACCTCCGTGACCACCTGGAGGCCGCCCTCGGCGGCCTCGGGGCGGTGACCGACCGGGGCCGGCGCCACTCCCGCAACGAGGACGCCATGGCCGTGGGCCTCGGTGCCGGATGGCTGGCGGCCGTCGTATGCGACGGCGTGTCCCAGAGCCAGCGACCCCAGGACGCCTCGCAGGCGGCGGCCGACGCCGCGCTGGCCGAGCTGCTGGCTTCGCCGCCTGGGCCGGCCCAGATGCTGGCCGCCTACTCGGCGGCCCGGGAGGCCGTGCTCTCGCTCCCCTACGACGAGGGGGCCGACCTCGGGCCACCCTCTTGTACCTACCTCGCCGCCACGGTCGCCGGCTCCCACGTGGTGCTGGCCGCCCTGGGCGACTGCCGGGCCTACTGGGTGGGTGACGGCGGCCCGCTCCAGCTCACGGCCGACCACGGGTGGGCGGCGGAAGCGGTGGCCGCGGGGATGCCGGTCGACGAGGCCCGCTCAGACCCCCGGGCTCACGCCGTCACCCGGTGGCTGGCGGCCGACGCTGACCCCACCTGGCAGCCCGACGTGGCGGCCTTCGACGCGCCCGGCCCGGGCCTGCTGCTGCTGGCCTCCGACGGCCTGTGGAACTACGCCCCCGAGCCCGCCGAGCTGGCGGCCGTCATCGCTGGGGCCGGTGACCCCGGGGCCGCCGACTACCCGGCCGGTGATCCCGGGGCCGGCGGTCCGAAGGCCGGTGATCCCCGGGCCGCCGACTACCCGGCCGCTGGTCCCGGGGCCGCGGACTACCCGGCCGGTGATCCCGGGGCCGGCGGTCCGAAGGCCGGCGCCGGTTCGTTGGCCGCCGAACCCGTGGCCGCCGAACCCGTGGCGGCCGAGCCCGTGGCCAATGGCGCCGCGGCCAACGTCCCCGGGGCCAGCGTCACCGACGCCGGCCCGCACGCCCTTGGCGGTCCCGACGCCGGCCCGGTCGCGCCCGGCGAGAGCCCGCTCGACCTCGCCCGCCGGCTGGTGGCGTTCGCCCTCTCGTCGGGGGGTTCGGACAACATCACGGTGGCTGTTGTCTCCGTGCCGGCCGCCGCACCGGCCCCGACGGCCACCGCACCTGCCCCTGCCCCTACCGACTCGGAAGGACCGGTCCCGACATGA